In Limanda limanda chromosome 3, fLimLim1.1, whole genome shotgun sequence, the sequence AAAAACGAAGCCAAAGACGAATAAGCAGCTGCTTTCATTCTGATTAATCTATTTAATATCAACGCTGCAAATTCCTTCTTTCAGTTCTAACACAACCTGACGACTCTGCTcgcaaacacaacaacaatcaacagacaacacagaggaggaggaggagggtgaacgTGGGAGGAAGGGTGAGACAGAGGGTTTAGAGAGAGAAGTGGGTCAGGCCAgcgagggtgaggaggaggaggggaggggggcagagcagctgagggagggatgaggagagagagagagagagaggccggtCCAGACCTTATAAGCCGCACTGGAAAACTCACGGTGATTAATCTGATTAATGTACAGCTCCCAGCCGCTCGCTGCTCCTACACGTCCGTCGGGCTCGTGGCGAACGGCAGGAGAATCGGTCTTTAAGCCGCCAGCTGCATTCCAGCCCGGCTTCAGTCTGTAGGTACGAGCCAGCGCCTGCAGCCGCCCGGCATCGAACCAGCGACTCGGAGTTACCGGTGTGCTCCAGCTGCAGACAACCAGCTGCGTCTCACTGGAAGCGACACGCTCACTTTGTGAACGTGGGTCTGAAGATGGATGTCGAGCGACGGAGGATTTAAATGCAGAGAAGAAAAACGCCAACACACGGCCAGCAGCGCCATGGCAACGTGCTTTCAGACTAGAGTTAAACCTCGGTGTGTTCTCAGGCtgcaacacaaccacacaacagcAAACTCACAATAACCAAGAGTAAATTAAATAGATTCTTTTGTATTTGAGATGTTTCGATGGGCGACAGGTTCAGTTCATCGCTCACGTTTCAGACTTTAGAGCTGCAACGATTGGCCGATTGGTTGATTAGCAGATCAACAGGAAGTTAATTGTTAACTTTGAGATTATCGAAATGATCGCTTCAGACGTTTTCCCAAAACAGAAAAATTCTCAAATATTTTCTCAAAGCTTTTCAATCAAACGTGaagacatgttcctcacatcttTCTGTTACTCTAactcatttaaaatgtgttgagcTTAAATCAGATGACAGGAGAACAATGAGCAAAGTTATGAACAGTTTGTTTTAAAGGTGTGACAAAATATCGATACTGGAAAATGTAGTATAGTATATCTGTATGTATAGTTTGGACTTTTACCAGTTTATGGTTATTTACATTGGAGAGGAAAACGCCAACACACGGCCAGCAGCGCCATGGCAACGAGCTTTCAGACTAGAGTTAAACCTCGGTGTGTTCTCAGACggcaacacaaccacacaacagcAGACTCACAATAATCAAGAGTAAATTAAATAGATTCTTTTGTATTTGAGATGTTTCGATGGGCGACAGGTTTAGTTCATCGCTCACATTTCAGACTTTAGAGCTGCAACGATTGGCCGATTGGTTGATTAGCAGATCAACAGGAAGTTAATTGTTAACTTTGGGATTATCGAAATGATCGCTTCAGACGTTTTCCCAAAACAGAAAAATTCTCAAATATTTTCTCAAAGCTTCTCAAACGTGAAGACATGCTCCTCACATCTTTCTGTTACTCGAAATCATTTTAACTCAGGCACTTGATTGCACTTCATGAGAATCGGACCCGTCTTTAAACCTCCTGCTTTTTTCGTATTCTCTTCTGATGTTTGTCctgaaaaacactttttcagtTCCACTATATGTTTTACAGATTTGACCGGAGAGACAAAAACCCCTGTGTGAATCACCGCTTGTTAAAGTGTGTTGAGCTTTAATCAGACGACAGGAGAACTATGAGCAAAGTTATGAACATTTGTATTAAAGGTGTGACAAAATATCGATACTGGAAAATGTAGTTTagtatatctgtatatatagTTTGGACTTTTACTAGTTTATGGTTAtttagtaagtaagtaagtaagtttcatttatagagcacatttaaatacagcataaactgaccaaagtgctgtacaatgacaataaaaaggcaaataatacaatataacaatacaaattgACCATAAGTCCTAATATCCAATACATTGGAGTGATGTCACAATCCTGCACTTCACCTCTTTAGGAGCGTTTTGTATTTTCCTCCAGTCAGACACACATCATGGTGAATCATCCAATCACAGGCCACGCATCACATATCCTAAGTTACCCTGAATACCCAACatgcaacagaaacacaaagcacaCGTTGCCCCTGGACCAAAAACAGCAGAACTTACCTTAGAGACAAAAACAGAGACGGACAGACGTCCAAGCAGAAGACAGCCTGTGTCTCCGCGGGCctgagagacagggagggacaGCACAGAGCGGAAGatcccacagcagcagcagcagcagcagcagcaaggagaAGAGCACAGGGAGGTTTGTTAGACAGCGGAGCGGCCAGCGGCGtgcggttcgattcccggcaCCCCCGAGCTGCAGGTTATATGGCTCCTCGCCGCCCGGAGGTGGCACATTCTGGGGGCGCCGGTGAAATGCCACACATGGAGCCGTTAGTGAGCGGCTAATGAAACAGCTGGAGAcccgcagggggggggggtcagggcgGTTCACTCACACCTCTAAATTTACCTGCGTGGACGACGAGCTGAGACCAGAGTGTCAGGTTTTAAAAAGACCAAACGACCAATTTACCTAAATTCACTTGTTGGTCAAACACATAAAGTGATTTCACATTCCTGAGAAAGTGTCTCTGATCCTGCAGAGGACCAGTGGATTCAGACCAGTGGATTCACACCAGTGGATTCACACCAGTGGATTCAGACCAGTGGATTCAGACCAGTGGATTCAGACCAGTGGATTCAGACCAGTGGATTCAGACCAGTGGATTCAGACCAGTGGATTCAGACCAGTGGATTCAGACCAGTGGATTCACACCAGTGGATTCAGACCAGTGGATTCAGACCAGTGGATTCAGACCAGTGGATTCAGACCAGTGGATTCAGACCAGTGGATTCACACCAGTGGATTCAGACCAGTGGATTCAGACCAGTGGATTCAGACCAGTGGATTCAGACCAGTGGATTCAGACCAGTGGATTCAGACCAGTGGATTCACACCAGTGGATTCAGACCAGTGGATTCAAACCAGTGGATTCAGACCAGTGGATTCACACCAGTGGATTCACACCAGTGGATTCAAACCAGTGGATTCAGACCAGTGGATTCAGACCAGTGGATTCAGACCAGTGGATTCAGACCAGTGGATTCAGACCAGTGGGTTCAGACCAGTGGATTCAGACCAGTGGATTCAGACCAGTGGATTCAGACCAGTGGATTCAGACCAGTGGATTCAGACCAGTGGATTCACACCAGTGGATTCAGACCAGTGGATTCAAACCAGTGGATTCAGACCAGTGGATTCAGACCAGTGGATTCAGACCAGTGGATTCAGACCAGTGGATTCAGCCCAGTGGATTCAGACTAGTGGATTCAGACCAGTGGATTCAGACCAGTGGATTCAGACCAGTGGATTCAGACCAGTGGATTCAGACCAGTGGATTCAAACCAGTGGATTCAGACCAGTGGATTCAGACCAGTGGATTCAGACCAGTGGATTCAGACCAGTGGATTCAGACCAGTGGATTCAGACCAGTGGATTCAGACCAGTGGATTCAGACCAGTGGATTCAAACCAGTGGATTCAGACCAGTGGATTCAGACCAGTCATCAATCCCAGTGAACCAGAGTCTGACCCATATGGATTACTGGGAGTAGAAACCAATATGTCAGCTGATTTATCTTtatattacaaacacacaattttaATCTGAAGATGTCGTTATCAACATCGTGATCTAATTGATCCTTTAACCACATATGTTCTTATAAATAACTGACTAACagacaaatatacaaaacatgaattaagaaaatgaaaccagtataaagataaatgttttctgcaaaataaaagaagttttcatatcagcagaTCTGATGGGACATGTCAGTGAAGAGCTCCCAGCAGAACCACAGCAGAGAGGCGGAGCCATGCAGAGCAGAAAGGGACAAGTCAGCCTTGTTCCCACTCTCAGCTGTTCCCTCCTTTCCAGCCAGAACCACATCACTGAGGCCATGTTGGGCCGGGACCgcctccacccccccagccTCCGCCCCCCCGGCTCCGCAGGACTCGACCGGTTTCACTCGACCTGCTGATCACTGCAGGTCATGAAAGACGAAGTTAACCCGGAGGCTGCTTCTCCTGCCGTTTGCACTCGATTCCAGTTTGAcaacttgttttgtttggagaaCGTTTCCCAGGAAACAGCAAAACTTCCTGAACAGCCGGAGTCAACAACAAACTATTGTATTTACTGATTAGTCGATCAATAGATGAttaatggtaataataataataatgatttaaacatttgatAGTTGCAGCTTCTTAAATGTGACGACTAAATGTTTTCCTTAAGGTTGAAGGACACCGAACATCTGGACGGTTGTTGAGacattttttctcaaattcccagacattattatttatgaattaATTGATAGTTAccagaaaacataaatacaactGAAACTGCCTAATTTCTCTAAATgctaatttaaaaataatcaatttataataaatgtacttaatttcccttcggggatgaataaagtaatctatctatctatcttataagtttcattttttattctagtttctttatgttttgtttttttctaaaaatattttaaatacacttgTTTCACTGAGTTGATTTCAATCTCAAATCAAAAGGTATTTAGCTCTATAACAAATCTCTTCCTTCTCAACATCTTTCAGGTTGTTGTATTTCAATGTAACTGGAAAATGCATCAATCTTCTCTAACTAATTGTAAATAACGGGTTAAATCATTTAATATCATTAAGAATGAAATAGTGTTAAACGTGTCCTTCAGTCCGAGTCAGCTGGGTTTCATTTGAAGATGTGTTGAAAGAGAAAGTAAATGAAACTGAGTCGGTTAAAACCGGCTCCGCACAGAAAGTTTCCTTCTTTGCCTCGTggaggaataataataatgttcacGTCCCAGAAGCTCCTGTTCACATCCAGAGCTCAGGTGTGAACTCAGAGTTCAGGAGAACAGAAGCAGGAACGAGGACCGGACggaaactgagagagagagttcacgCTCTGCAAGGACATATTTCATCTTTCCATGAAATTCCACTCGCTCGGCAGGATTCAGAGTcctgaagggggggggtgggggagtcCCGCCTCCACAGTGGATCCTTCTACAATACTGCTGCTTGTCAGGgactccctccacccccccaacccacaGGAGGACTTCCATTAAACAACAGACCAACGACTGTTAGAAATAAGTGAGTCAGTGGAAGCAAGAGAACAACATGCGGCAGATTCACAAATAACATTTTCTCTCAAGTTCCAGAGAAAAGAAACGACGGCTTCAAAGCAGCAAATGTTTTTCTATAATTGtaattgtgaaaaacaaataagaaaaacatggcAAAAAAACGGTAAATTACAGCGGAGGGGGAAAACTTATTTTTACGACTTaacataaaacattaaatttgAGTTATATTTTCAGTCGACTCTGCAGAATCTTTAGAGCTTGTGTGATAACTTCTACCGTTTCATATTCTATTGTTTACTTTGGCAGCAATTGTCGTTCAGGACTTCTGCGAGTTTGTGAccgatgtttttttttctgcccccTACTGGCCAAGAACGACTCGATGCACCTTTAAATTTTGAGATTAAACTGTTGAAGTGATAGAGCAGAATGACTGAAGTTTTATGCAATTCCCTTATATTCTAGACCATTTTCAGAGCATTTTGGTAAATTTCACTACAAAACGTGCAGATTTTCCCGTGGCACGTTAATGTTAGCTTAGATATTAGCAGGTTAAACCATCGCAGCCTCGATTGTAAACATTCGCCACGAGTTAAAGTGATGAAGGTGAGACTAAAACGAATATTTAAAGTATTACATAACACTAAAGttattaaagtgttttaaagCGAGTGTTTGAACCCCGGGTCAGAGTCAGTAAatctgttttctgtgtgaatTCTTTGTGAAACCAGATCCAGAAGAACCCAGATCAGAAGTAGGCCTGTTCCACTGGTTTCTCCTCATGTGGACACAAACCAATTTTACTTAGACTTGTCAGATCTGGATTAGATTAACCAGGAGGGTGTAAGGTTCAGATTTGTAAAAAACCTTTATTCTCGTCTCAAACTCACTAGATTCCGTGTTCCCCTTCATGTCAACCACACGGGACAAGGCCCGGAGAACAATCACTGTATTTAGACTTCTGTCAAATCTGGAATAGATTATAACAGAAGTTGTATAAACACAGTTTCACCtttaatcaatatttaaaaccagaataaaTTGAGGTTTTTCACTCATGTGGACAAAACACCATCAAACTGAGAGTTGAGGATTATCCAGGAGTCAAGAGTTTGAAGATGGTTTAGATTTACATTTAGACCTCGATGTGGACTGGATTCACAGAGAGGGTGTAAACATGGTGAAGACCGAACTGGACCAGGTCTAGATCTAAACCTGAATCAATCATCATTCCTGTTGTAAACCTGAATTTTATAGGACTTAAACGGGATCTAACCCTAGATAATATAAATGaaggaaaacactgaaaatcCACTTTTATTTCCTATtgacactgaaaaacaaatatttacttttagGTTTTAACTCAATAGTCGGATTCTCAATGACTCCTGGTAGGAAGATGTAACTGTAACGCTGGGTGTAACTGTAACGGGTTCATTCAGGTTTCCTATTGGCCACACGAGTAGATATTTAGAATAGTAACGAGGAGGTGCTCGATGACAAGTGTGACACAGCGAGGGTGTAACTGTAACGCTGGGTGTAACTGTAACGCGGGGTTGCACACAGGTGGCCCCAGCATGTGTTGATGAGCAGGTGAGGTCACTTACCTGGTTCACTCCGAGCAGGAGAACAGACTGAtaacttctctcctcttcttcctcctcttcttcctctcggtGCAGCTGAGTAActttggttattttttaaaatacaaaaatattccTCCCTCGTTTAATCCTCCACACACAGCGACATGTTTCCACTTCTCTCCGCGGACACACGTCGCTCCTCCTCGGCCATGAAACCAGGAGAAGTCGCCTCCTGCTCCAGAGACTGTTTCCGGCTCCGCTCGGGTCGAACCGGAAGTTTCCTCCaaggaaagaaggaggaaaTGAAACTGAGGGatgagagataaagagagataAAGTGTTGTTTCTGCGCAGGATcggtttcctcctcctgctgctctgctgccgtCTGTTGTAATGGTGCGTTCACTGACCACCGCAATCTCCATTCATCCTATTACACAGCTTAACCCTTCACTGTCCGTGGTGCGTTCACTGCCCGCCGTGATGCGTTCACTGACCACTGTGGTGCGTTCACTGTCACCGCAATCTCCAGTCATCCTATTACACAGCTTAACCCTTCACTGTCCGTGGTGCGTTCACTGACCACTGTGATGCGTTCACCGGCCACTGTGGTGCGTTCACTGTCCACCGCAATTTCCACTAATCCTATTACACAGCTTAACCCTCCACTGTCCGTGATGCGTTCACTGCCCGCCGTGGTGCGTTCACTGTGGTGCGTTCACTGTCCGTGATGCGTTCACTGCCCGCCGTGGTGCGTTCACTGCCCGCCGTGGTGCGTTCACCGTCGAACACAATCTCTGTTCATTTCATCCTATTACATTTCCCTCAgttgacgcttttatccaaagcgactcacaataagtggaTCAACCTTGAggaaacaaacccagaacaacaagaatcaagcaagtacaagttcttcaagaaagccaaactacaaagtgctataagtaagtgacatttaagtgctactaaattgataatttaaacttttattcaaggtatagtcgggtTTGagcatgtcctggatgtagactggacctgatccgttctaaccctaaccctaccaagtactaatgttttgaaacggatggGAGCAGCCACTGGTaaagtgaagggagcggagaaGTGAATGAATTTAGGTCAAAAACcagtcaagctgctgcttttctggatgagctgcacaggtcagaggtcaccaccaggtagaccagccaggagggaggGGCAGTCGTCTAGGTGTGAggtgaccagagcctggaccagagcctggaccagaatcTGGACAAGAGCCTGGAACAGAGAGTTCACTGTCACCACAATCTCTATTCATCCTATTACACAGCTTAACCCTTCACTGTCCATGATGCGTTCACTGTCCACATGTTGCCTTCATGTCCACTAGTTTGTCTTGTGTGTTACTTGTAATTCAACAGACGTCTCATTCAGTCAAGTTTCAAAACTCTAAATTagatttattgttatttctgaACTTTACAGATCTGCTCATTACATTTACACAATTTCCCAACAAATCTCATCATTATTCAGAATTAATGTTCAAACACAAACTTAATATCATCAGAGCAGATTGATTTTGCTTTTATCTGCAAGTTGAAGTGTGGAAATCATTTTTCTATACAAACAGCGCCATCCTCAGGGCAGCAGCATAATCACAACAACAGGCCACTGGGAAACGTGTGATCAGGTAAAGCAGAAACACAGGAACCTGAACAGAGATGATCTCAGttaaagaataaatataaagaaacaaagaaacacgtTGAAAATCTAAACGATAATTTACACTTTTCAATCTCTTATCAGTGGTATTCATCAAACGTGTAAAATTGAAACTTCAGAAGTAAATTCTGAGTAAAAAAGTTCTaaccctaataataataataatgacaatttaGATTTCTACAGTGCATTTCAAGGTACCCGTCGTTATTTTagaaaggaaagaaagcaaAGTGGGCAATAATTATTAATTCTGCTGCAAGATGGAGGCGCATcaggaataataataaagagaatATGATTCCACAGCGTCGATGTTTACGCTgtgattataaataaaaatatcagaTTTACTCTGTTACATTTAAGTCAAAataagtttaatagaaatagtttttttcttcactgaggccattttttgttttgcttttaggTAAAAAAACAAGCCGGTGTTTCGTCCGTACTGAGGCAGCTGTGATGTGTTCAGGGACTCGAGGGCACGCCGGTCAGCTCTGAAGACACAATCGACCCCGTCAGAGGAACCGGTGGACGAAGACGCCTCCTGAAGCCGTCACCGCTCCTCGGATAAAAGCGTCCTGAAGTTCTTCAGCTCTCGGATGCTTGTGGAAATCCTGCGAGACGTTAAAACAACGGTCATCTCTGTATTCAGGTTCCACCAAGAACAAGCACAGAAAAACTCCAACTTATTCTCACTGACTCCAGAGGTAATGATACAAACATTTGTGGTTCTCGTGTCTGAGCCTATAAATGCCAGTAGTGTATAATCACAGGATGTTATTTAACCTTTACTCTTGCCGGACTCTCACCTTCCGAAGGCGTTGAGCAGAGAGACGACCTCCTGGCGGCTGAGCTGGAAACTGGGTCGGCGCTGGCTCGCCGCCGCGGGCAGAGCTTCAATCTGTCGCTCTGAAAACAGAATCTTCAGCGCTGTGCCTAATCCCTGAGTCTGATGGAAACAcagaggcacagagagagatCGAATCACAGAGCAAATCAAACTGTTACGGCTCATCGCGATACAAACACTGATCTGGCTGTTGTTAAAGCCTCATTTAACCTTTTCATCCAAGAACAAAATAtcgattcaaataaaaataatcatattttaaacattaaaacaacgTCTCACCTGCAGTTTCCCCCACAGTCGACATTTGAAGCAGCCGACACAATCCATGATCCTGGAGATGTTGAGGAAGGCCAGTCTGATGTCCTCCTGGtgggaacaaacacacaaccacacacacacaaacacacaaacagtcacagTGTGTTTGCACTTTGGCTCAACTCCTGTTGTTTGAAatgtgctgtacaaataaatcTGCCTCGACTTAAAACTGGTTTATGACCAAAGACAAAGAGGCAACAAGAGGCTGCACAGatactttgtcaaactgaatcgGAGAAGAacctcattttgttttcagacaCGACAAAGCTCCTGATTTATGTCGCCTGTAATATCAGTGTGGCTTCACACCAGCGGAGTTTCAGACCTTCAGTTTGGCTGCTTCCTTCTCGTCACCGGCAAACAGAGAAGTCTCATTAAAGTGCAGAGGGAACGATCTGGAGGAGTGAGGACGGAGAGGAAGGTCACAATAAACTGCAGCGCACACAACGACAGCACAGGAAGCACCACTAATGAGAAATTAAATTCATctctaatttaattaatttaatgtaatcctTATTTAATAAGAGGGTCAGTGAATAGAGGGTCTCATACACTGTAAAGATTTGAAAATCATATACGGAAGATTTATGATTTCAGGCTTTAAAGTAAATCTTTTACAGATAATAAGATCCTAGTCTAAGCACCTGTAGCCATATTTGTGTAGAACATGTTTATGATATTAACGGGAGTAGCAGCAGGCCTCGGACTGACCTGGCCAGTTGTGCGacttgcagcagcagctctttgtgtcTCCGGTCCTCGTCGGCTCGGCCGGTGTAGAGCTGGAACGCCGGCTGCTGGAAGACGGGCAGCGCCTTGGCCAGCGCCCGCAGCTCGATcaggaacaggaagtagagGTTGCGGAGCCTCTTCGGCCCCTCGCCGGCCGTCAGCTCCGAGTCGAACCGCTGCCGGTACTCCGACACGTTGTGACCCCACTTCCTCTGAAACCAGCTGTCTGAAGGTGGAAGAGAAACATTCACTTATTGATTAACGTTTGAAAGAAAAGGTTCAAGGTGTTGGGAAACATAAAAACGAGAGGAATGGATTGAGTCCGggagggtttgtgtgtttcagtctcACCGTCCAGCAGGTACCTGGCGCTCAGGTGGATGTTGATGCTGGCGTGCAGGCCGGAGATGAGGCGGTAGAAAGCTCTCTtctccacacactgacctgaGAGAGGAGCGcaatcaacaaaacaaatactCCACAGCAGCGTCTGTGTCAGTCGATCCTCTTCAGGGGAAACATGCGCTCACCTTCCAGCCAGCGGTAGAACGTCCTCGCTGCAAAGTGAACAACGGTTTTAGTTTCACATGTATAACAGATCAAAGCTGGACACATTAAAGGACAcgtaaaaaaaaggaacaaaataaaatggtCAGATTCATACAGTGGATTTATACAAGgacatataaaataataatattgtagAGTCCCCGGGATCTTCATAGTTCAAATAGGGTTCCCAGATTTTAAAGAATTGGTTTTGTTTCAATAGTCAATGTACATTTAAGATACTCCAATGGCCCCAAGTCCAGAAGCAACAATGTCTACTACTGGGAGAAAATGTGCAATCTATGTTTAATCCTAAATTCCATTGCTTTGGTGTGATTTACAAACTGAAATTGATTTGGTTTTATCTCAAAATATCTTAATAACGGAAAGTTCCTTCTCCCAGGTAATAAACCCAAAGTTCCTATCACCCGAGAAGAAGAACCTGAGGATCCACATGAAGCGAGTGGTCCAGTGAACTCACCTTCGCCTCCTGAGCTGCTGTGGAAGGAGTCGGGAACGAGAGGTCGTCGGACAGTGAACGGCCTGTGAGGCAGAATGAAGGGAGAAGGTTTTTAAACACCCACAGGCTCTCTTTGTAAAACTCTACTCAATATAAAACAGTGTCGTCTGCATAGAAGCGAATGCAGGGTAATAATTAATGGTAATCAGAGCACTAATTATAGTTTTGAGAGTGTTCACTTGAAGCAGTTCTCTTCGTAGATGCTGTTCCAGATCCTCCACACCTCAGGTCCTCTGTAGCTCGTGAAGcgttcagggttcagcagcAGGTCCACGTACTGGGAGTCGGGAGATTCCTCGTCTgggaaacaggaaaaacactTTTGTTCGAAAAGAAACCAAAACTAATCCAATTAAATATCCATAAAATATGTGTAGTATTTTATGACATATGTTGGGGAATCTAAATACAAAGGAAATGTATCTATGTTCCATTAGTTTTCATGTAAAATGTACTTTTGCTTTTTATCGTATTCCCCAAATATCCTTTAAATCACGTTCAGTTTTAACTctaatttgtgttttcctgaaaATATCAACATTATGTTAAATACTAATAATTCGCAAATAATGTACATACTCTGTGTATTTATAGTTACAAAATATTTGTCAATTTATAATGCTCCCTTAAAAGATTAGATATTATTTCAATTGTTttctaaaataattttaaattcccaaaatgaATTCCTTACATTTTAGTCCATTAAATAGTTAAATATTCTCCTCATTTTTGTTCCcatacatgttttttattcttctaaATATGATATAATTATAATTCACACAATATTGGGTTTTTTCACAATCACATGCACAATGAAACGATCCACTTTCTATCTTACCTGtgcataatttttttaattcatctcAAATCAAAAACAGAAGTTGAGGTTTACTTCCGGGGAAACTTTTCTTTGTGCAGAAATGTCTGTGATCTGAATAAATAGAGTTTTGTTTCGGCTCCTTCGGACTGAATCTCACCGTCGGTCACACAGAAGCGCTCGGCCTCGTCGTCGTGTTT encodes:
- the ero1a gene encoding ERO1-like protein alpha; translation: MKLLLLLLLLLQMCSCAESRCFCQVTGDLDDCACDVETIDGFNNEQLFPKLQTLLESDYFRFYKVNLDKPCPFWTASAHCGLRDCAVKACAPNEVPEGIRSSSHNKYSAEAEAEEQLDECEKTQHLGAVDVSLSAETREALLDWSKHDDEAERFCVTDDEESPDSQYVDLLLNPERFTSYRGPEVWRIWNSIYEENCFKPFTVRRPLVPDSFHSSSGGEARTFYRWLEGQCVEKRAFYRLISGLHASINIHLSARYLLDDSWFQRKWGHNVSEYRQRFDSELTAGEGPKRLRNLYFLFLIELRALAKALPVFQQPAFQLYTGRADEDRRHKELLLQVAQLARSFPLHFNETSLFAGDEKEAAKLKEDIRLAFLNISRIMDCVGCFKCRLWGKLQTQGLGTALKILFSERQIEALPAAASQRRPSFQLSRQEVVSLLNAFGRISTSIRELKNFRTLLSEER